The following are encoded together in the Armatimonadota bacterium genome:
- a CDS encoding galactose oxidase encodes MGQLMAVLGLILLGVSASMGDSVKAPDWVLVNRKADWQARDSQGEFVFDDHLWILGGWFAPQTPNPRDVWKSPDGINWVRTVEVAPWEHSDLSVALVYKGKMWFMGGRKLPGAENSNKVWSSTDGADWTLECESAGWCPRVSPSFVVFKDRMWVMGGSENFYEDNDQTLKNDVWSSTDGKNWELETAHAAWSKRTHAQAVVFDGKIWLMGGGRWSPETVPLNDVWCSEDGVNWTQVTENAPWAPRMWFSLVVYRGYMWVLGGWSRANGNFGDVWCSKDGKNWTEVKSDVIWDNRHELSAVVFKDKIWVYGGYANVLNSEVWTLELPEDWSPRS; translated from the coding sequence ATGGGCCAACTCATGGCCGTCCTCGGACTGATTCTGTTGGGAGTGAGCGCGTCGATGGGTGATTCTGTAAAGGCACCGGACTGGGTGCTGGTGAATCGAAAAGCGGATTGGCAGGCTCGGGACTCGCAGGGCGAGTTTGTGTTCGACGATCACCTCTGGATACTCGGCGGTTGGTTTGCGCCGCAGACACCCAATCCCCGGGATGTCTGGAAATCGCCTGATGGCATCAACTGGGTCCGTACCGTGGAGGTGGCCCCTTGGGAACACAGTGATCTGTCGGTAGCCCTGGTTTACAAGGGGAAGATGTGGTTCATGGGTGGCCGGAAGCTGCCAGGAGCCGAAAACAGCAACAAGGTCTGGTCATCCACCGACGGCGCCGATTGGACGCTGGAGTGCGAAAGCGCCGGATGGTGCCCCCGGGTCTCGCCGTCGTTCGTCGTCTTCAAGGACCGCATGTGGGTCATGGGCGGCTCCGAGAACTTCTACGAGGACAATGATCAGACGCTCAAGAACGATGTGTGGTCCAGCACCGACGGGAAGAACTGGGAACTGGAGACCGCACATGCGGCTTGGTCGAAGCGTACCCACGCCCAGGCGGTAGTGTTCGACGGGAAGATCTGGCTCATGGGTGGGGGACGCTGGAGCCCGGAAACCGTGCCCCTGAACGATGTCTGGTGCTCCGAAGACGGCGTCAATTGGACCCAAGTGACGGAAAACGCGCCATGGGCGCCGCGCATGTGGTTCTCACTGGTGGTCTATCGAGGGTACATGTGGGTCCTCGGCGGATGGTCCAGGGCGAACGGCAACTTCGGCGATGTGTGGTGCTCGAAGGACGGAAAGAACTGGACTGAAGTGAAATCCGACGTGATCTGGGACAACCGCCACGAGCTGTCCGCGGTAGTTTTCAAGGACAAGATTTGGGTCTACGGGGGCTATGCGAATGTTCTAAACAGCGAGGTCTGGACGCTGGAGCTTCCCGAAGACTGGTCGCCACGCAGCTGA
- a CDS encoding trimethylamine methyltransferase family protein has protein sequence MFRLLREQDVEVLAKGTLHVLERVGLHVENREILTALHVAGAKVDFDAQRARFPQSMTQAFVDQIRAEDKAAWTRWMASTGENLKTGMSGWTPYEKGPELRAPFLPHLFHQLATFYYDDEIEQSRKGNRRDYIRLIQFGDMLHPDEGSGHSLILTEVPPQVEPLEAALCQLEYSHNPRGVYVQDARQVEYLQEIERIFGIDDPYWHWMANICPNSPLKLDRGVAQRVVQMVKSGLYPAKLACMPAAGVNMPITTGGGVVIMAAEFIAVWMAARALVSDVPLAGLVVCGTMDMRGGDVSFSAFDALRRRLAAAEFMRVWTGVEVSPSIGEWSSACRTGMFTALEKAYVAMTVAAFTGYHPEIGMGHLDSGLAISPVQVLIDREITEAVRQLEPGGIDEESLGLETIEEIGFGFDRNYLGEEHTCRYLRSESWLPEFYGRSGWTPDEDAAIRDRALRKVHELVAAHEKPSGRGDQLAAAREVVDRARRELCG, from the coding sequence ATGTTCCGACTGTTGCGTGAGCAGGACGTAGAGGTTCTCGCCAAAGGCACGCTGCATGTCCTGGAGCGGGTCGGGCTGCATGTGGAGAACCGTGAGATACTCACCGCCCTGCATGTTGCGGGAGCGAAGGTGGACTTCGACGCTCAGCGCGCGCGCTTTCCGCAGTCGATGACGCAGGCTTTCGTTGATCAGATCCGCGCAGAGGACAAGGCGGCGTGGACGCGATGGATGGCATCGACCGGGGAGAACCTGAAGACGGGCATGTCCGGCTGGACGCCGTATGAGAAGGGGCCTGAGCTGCGGGCTCCCTTCCTTCCTCACCTGTTCCATCAGCTCGCGACCTTCTACTATGACGATGAAATCGAGCAGTCGCGCAAGGGCAACCGAAGAGACTACATTCGACTCATACAGTTCGGGGACATGCTGCACCCCGACGAGGGCAGCGGACACTCACTGATCCTGACCGAAGTCCCCCCGCAGGTGGAACCGTTGGAAGCGGCGCTGTGTCAGCTTGAGTACTCCCACAACCCCCGGGGTGTGTATGTGCAGGATGCCCGGCAGGTCGAGTATCTCCAGGAGATCGAGAGGATCTTCGGGATAGATGACCCCTACTGGCATTGGATGGCGAATATCTGCCCGAACTCTCCTCTGAAGCTCGATCGCGGGGTGGCGCAGCGCGTGGTGCAGATGGTGAAGTCCGGGCTCTACCCGGCGAAGCTCGCGTGCATGCCTGCCGCCGGGGTGAACATGCCTATCACAACGGGCGGCGGTGTGGTGATCATGGCGGCCGAGTTCATCGCTGTCTGGATGGCCGCTCGCGCTCTGGTGTCGGATGTGCCCCTTGCTGGGCTGGTTGTCTGCGGCACCATGGACATGCGCGGCGGCGACGTGTCTTTCAGCGCCTTCGACGCTCTCCGGCGCAGACTGGCGGCGGCCGAGTTCATGCGGGTCTGGACAGGGGTGGAAGTGAGCCCCTCAATCGGCGAGTGGTCCAGCGCCTGCAGGACGGGCATGTTCACGGCGCTTGAGAAAGCCTACGTGGCGATGACGGTAGCCGCGTTTACCGGCTACCACCCGGAGATCGGCATGGGGCACCTGGATTCGGGGCTCGCAATCAGCCCGGTTCAAGTTCTAATCGACCGCGAGATCACCGAAGCAGTCCGGCAGCTCGAGCCCGGCGGGATAGACGAAGAGAGTCTGGGGCTGGAGACCATCGAGGAGATCGGGTTCGGCTTCGACCGGAACTACCTGGGCGAAGAGCATACCTGCCGGTACTTGCGGTCGGAATCATGGCTGCCGGAGTTCTACGGCCGGAGTGGGTGGACGCCTGATGAGGACGCGGCGATCCGGGACCGGGCTTTGCGGAAGGTCCACGAACTCGTGGCCGCGCATGAGAAGCCCAGCGGCCGTGGGGACCAACTGGCCGCGGCCCGAGAGGTCGTCGACCGGGCGCGGCGCGAGCTTTGCGGATAG
- a CDS encoding aspartate aminotransferase family protein, translating into MPDPRDIEQIKADAVRYVIPHFADYDSVARDPKVFVRGEGCYLFDIEGNRYLDTFASLLTTICGHRNPDVDEAIRRQLEDLEFFPNYVDTFTVPLVRLARRLAEVLPGDLEISFFVNSGSEANETAMKLARQYQWEIGEKNRHKILFRRWSYHATTLGAGAATGLPWFREYFEPLLSEACRPTYSARCYACELGLASETCNLACLGMMEDQIKWEGPDSIAALIMDPLPGSNTGFPVPPDGYLQGVRDLCDKYGILLIFDEVQSGFGKTGKMFVCEHWGVTPDIMTLGKGFSGGYVPLGATVTTEKIYSVFRRPGHEFRSGSTYGGHTLACAATLANLEYILREGLVEKARELGEYLSERLADLREGHTCVGMISGIGLLKALFLEGNAYDGRGLGAFVRDYCWDHGMIMRANGNILVFAPALVITREQIDEMVALIDEALTAAEGTIRSPAR; encoded by the coding sequence ATGCCCGATCCCCGTGATATCGAGCAGATCAAGGCCGACGCCGTGCGGTACGTGATTCCGCATTTCGCGGACTATGATTCTGTCGCACGTGACCCCAAGGTCTTCGTCCGGGGTGAGGGCTGCTACCTGTTTGACATCGAAGGGAATCGGTACCTGGACACCTTCGCGTCGTTGCTGACCACCATTTGCGGGCACCGGAATCCGGATGTGGACGAAGCGATCCGGCGGCAGTTGGAGGACCTCGAGTTCTTCCCGAACTACGTGGACACGTTCACGGTGCCTTTAGTGCGCCTGGCCAGGCGACTGGCGGAGGTGCTGCCCGGCGACCTGGAAATCAGCTTCTTCGTCAATAGCGGCTCGGAAGCCAATGAGACCGCGATGAAGTTGGCGCGGCAGTACCAGTGGGAGATCGGGGAGAAAAACCGGCACAAGATACTATTCCGGCGCTGGTCATATCATGCAACCACGCTTGGAGCCGGCGCGGCAACCGGTCTGCCCTGGTTCCGCGAGTACTTCGAACCCCTCCTGAGCGAGGCATGCCGCCCCACGTACTCAGCCCGCTGCTATGCCTGTGAACTTGGGCTTGCGTCGGAGACCTGCAATCTCGCTTGCCTGGGGATGATGGAGGACCAGATCAAATGGGAGGGCCCCGACAGCATCGCAGCGCTGATCATGGACCCTTTGCCGGGCTCGAACACCGGGTTTCCGGTGCCTCCTGACGGCTATCTCCAGGGCGTCCGTGATCTGTGCGACAAGTATGGCATCCTGCTGATCTTCGACGAAGTCCAGTCGGGGTTCGGCAAGACAGGGAAGATGTTCGTTTGTGAGCACTGGGGCGTCACGCCGGATATTATGACGCTCGGCAAAGGGTTCAGTGGCGGGTATGTGCCGTTGGGGGCTACCGTGACCACGGAGAAGATATACTCGGTCTTCCGCAGGCCCGGGCACGAGTTCCGCAGTGGCAGCACCTATGGCGGGCATACCCTGGCCTGCGCCGCTACCCTCGCGAACCTGGAGTACATTCTGCGTGAGGGCCTGGTGGAGAAGGCAAGAGAGCTTGGCGAGTACCTGTCAGAGCGCCTCGCCGATCTGCGGGAAGGGCACACGTGTGTGGGGATGATTAGTGGCATCGGATTGCTGAAGGCGCTGTTCCTTGAAGGGAACGCATATGATGGGCGGGGCCTGGGAGCCTTTGTGCGCGACTACTGCTGGGACCACGGGATGATCATGCGCGCGAACGGCAACATTCTCGTGTTTGCCCCGGCACTGGTCATCACCCGGGAGCAGATCGATGAGATGGTAGCTCTGATCGACGAGGCTTTGACGGCGGCGGAAGGGACCATCCGCTCCCCTGCGCGATGA
- a CDS encoding DMT family transporter has protein sequence MSDRQRGIIFMLASAVIFSLMAAMVRGVASVNPLIMVAARFAIGILVCLAIFATGRDRPRWTAWPWLLGRGVIGGIAVILLYWSIQNVGLAKAQMLSYTYVVFAAIMAVPVLGERLRPLQWAAVLAAMLGAVILCGVQSLTFRPADWIALLSGFLSGVAVICVARCRATDTSTNIFWSQAVFGLAIVAIPATRAWVMPTPTEWLWLLLIGVFASAGQLSMTYAYKHTGASQGSLISLIAPVMSATIGVLYFHEPYTGEFLIGSALIIGSCIYMALNPVAVAAKPVAECDVVAK, from the coding sequence GTGTCTGACAGGCAACGCGGAATCATCTTCATGTTGGCCTCGGCAGTCATCTTCTCGCTGATGGCGGCCATGGTGCGTGGGGTGGCATCGGTCAATCCACTGATCATGGTGGCGGCCCGGTTCGCCATCGGCATACTGGTGTGTCTCGCCATCTTCGCAACCGGCCGCGACAGGCCCCGCTGGACTGCCTGGCCCTGGCTTCTTGGCCGCGGCGTCATCGGCGGGATTGCGGTTATCCTGCTGTATTGGTCGATCCAGAACGTGGGCCTCGCGAAGGCCCAGATGCTCAGCTATACCTACGTTGTTTTCGCCGCGATCATGGCCGTCCCAGTGCTTGGCGAGCGCCTGAGGCCCCTGCAGTGGGCGGCGGTTCTCGCGGCAATGCTCGGGGCGGTGATACTCTGCGGCGTGCAGAGCCTTACTTTCAGGCCTGCGGACTGGATCGCGCTACTCTCCGGGTTCCTGAGCGGCGTCGCGGTTATCTGCGTAGCCCGGTGCCGCGCCACAGACACGTCCACCAATATCTTCTGGTCCCAGGCAGTTTTCGGGCTGGCGATCGTCGCCATCCCGGCAACCCGAGCTTGGGTCATGCCCACGCCCACCGAGTGGCTCTGGCTGCTGCTTATCGGTGTGTTCGCTTCAGCGGGGCAGCTCTCCATGACTTACGCCTACAAGCACACCGGGGCATCGCAGGGCAGCCTCATCAGTCTCATTGCCCCGGTGATGAGCGCGACCATCGGCGTACTGTATTTCCACGAGCCATACACCGGCGAGTTCCTGATCGGTTCCGCCTTGATCATCGGCTCTTGCATCTATATGGCGCTGAACCCGGTGGCTGTGGCGGCCAAACCCGTCGCAGAGTGCGACGTTGTGGCAAAGTGA
- a CDS encoding NPCBM/NEW2 domain-containing protein: MLRATICCCAVALWGAAASGQVLHEWTFDDPDASALWPHGCTSNVEDGMLRCEITGKSSGVWLWLPQAETPAPAKLVMRIRTSDTMVGQGEAYIRTRERPDIGMHGVVRFPVPHDNQWHEIAIPLPAVGTILQVRLAVGHRPGTFEIDWIRFESDPYPAEILAARDSLPDHLTIQNDALRVTLRTRDHRYSVVDRRTGRRWTANGSGCKALLTGARRADSRTMVLDLYDHSTRTDYTSTVSLPEQGTVSFELSTEHPRSRFQALVDYPPMLTSDLAAAKLVFCDRSAGVYVDQKEEAYAGKLLTVYGNTATTNMPLVGVVSSPRGDAMMALVETPCDALFHLAPDAEKRCWPQIIWQESLDTFGYPRRLSYRFVPSGGYVALANLYRKYATEQGHVLPFSRKLKQRPQVAGLRGAPILWGARDAWRFIQEARTEGMVAGVLANAHHGLWDHGSLRKLNELGYLTAPYDNVTDALDGPTGPQRDPLKETAFHSRPDSGPQGGWEDELNKHFMRSTAFAMRALTTYAPAELEHYGYNAWFMDVALAIHLLEDWHPQHTFDRRQDMAYRRECFRWLNDKGLVVGAEHGNDWGIEFIDWTEGSLGGPFWWDRARDGGWDPGRLRRAVSREDYTDKYLRIGHGYDTRVPFWQLVYHDCAVSTWYWGDGPDFHHDAAPEVSDQKDLQTLLYGGVPILWRSDEGYGWERNRERLMQSYRDTCIFHREVAFARLVDHEFLSPDMALQRTRFDTGHTAVVNFGDDPREYTSDSGETVTLAPGGYLVTGPAFRQTKLWLDGAVVKSIQAEGYFVGEAPDRRKVGPVELDGRFVGFRVSPKRWQLSLEAGKQYRFRTSDLTGWDAASPCALVELDPVSADRRVLQTGSAGDEIRIDAAPDTRFFALVLDPDPTVVTLYPAAETLPDGDLVMLSVAAENGTIRYTLDNSEPTPESPAYAEPFALEGSAVVKARLFAGSQALGQTVTRALRSSVRLFGSPLLRGGDDALRVDVPVAGLDQLRLVVGDGGNSCWSDWAGWADAAFARADGSKLYLSELKPVAAKQTYHEMTVDGNPPGSGSIRINGRRFEKGLCCFSEAEIIYKVPADAVRFSAWVGVDDRANPGPNGPEILRGTVTFSVFGLRPWRHGTGQSRANQPAP, encoded by the coding sequence GTGCTGCGCGCCACGATCTGCTGCTGTGCCGTCGCGCTCTGGGGCGCAGCCGCCTCGGGGCAGGTCCTGCACGAGTGGACCTTTGACGACCCTGACGCATCGGCGCTCTGGCCCCACGGATGCACCTCGAATGTCGAAGACGGCATGCTCAGGTGCGAGATCACCGGAAAAAGCTCCGGGGTATGGCTCTGGCTGCCCCAGGCCGAGACTCCCGCTCCCGCGAAGCTGGTCATGCGCATCCGAACCAGCGACACCATGGTGGGCCAGGGCGAAGCGTACATCAGAACCCGGGAGCGCCCCGACATCGGCATGCATGGCGTGGTGCGCTTCCCGGTGCCTCATGACAATCAATGGCACGAAATCGCGATTCCGCTCCCCGCAGTTGGCACGATCCTCCAGGTCCGCCTCGCCGTGGGGCACAGACCGGGCACCTTCGAGATCGACTGGATCCGCTTCGAAAGCGATCCGTACCCTGCGGAAATCCTGGCTGCGCGTGATTCCCTTCCCGACCATCTCACCATACAGAACGATGCCCTGCGGGTAACCCTGCGCACCCGTGACCACCGCTACAGTGTGGTTGACCGCCGCACGGGGAGACGATGGACCGCCAACGGTTCCGGCTGCAAGGCGCTCCTCACTGGAGCGCGGCGTGCCGATTCCCGGACGATGGTGCTCGACCTGTACGACCACAGTACCCGCACGGACTACACCAGTACCGTGTCCCTGCCTGAACAGGGAACGGTCTCCTTCGAGCTGAGCACCGAGCACCCGCGGTCACGTTTCCAGGCGCTGGTGGACTACCCGCCCATGCTTACCAGCGATCTTGCCGCGGCGAAGCTTGTCTTCTGCGACCGTTCCGCGGGAGTCTACGTGGATCAGAAAGAGGAGGCTTACGCCGGCAAGCTACTCACGGTCTATGGGAACACCGCCACCACTAACATGCCGCTGGTGGGCGTGGTCAGTTCGCCCCGTGGCGATGCTATGATGGCGCTGGTCGAAACGCCCTGCGACGCCCTGTTCCACCTCGCCCCTGATGCCGAAAAGCGCTGCTGGCCGCAGATTATCTGGCAGGAATCGTTGGACACCTTCGGCTATCCGCGCCGTTTGTCATACCGCTTTGTGCCTTCGGGCGGCTATGTCGCGCTGGCGAACCTGTACAGGAAGTACGCCACAGAGCAGGGGCATGTGCTCCCCTTCTCACGGAAGCTCAAGCAGCGCCCGCAGGTCGCGGGGCTCAGGGGGGCGCCGATCCTCTGGGGCGCCCGAGATGCCTGGCGGTTCATCCAGGAAGCCAGGACCGAAGGAATGGTCGCCGGCGTACTCGCGAACGCCCACCACGGCCTGTGGGACCATGGTTCCCTGCGCAAGCTCAACGAGTTGGGCTACTTGACCGCTCCCTATGACAACGTCACCGACGCCCTCGATGGTCCGACGGGCCCTCAGCGCGATCCGCTGAAGGAGACGGCCTTTCACTCCAGGCCGGATTCCGGCCCCCAGGGCGGCTGGGAGGACGAACTCAACAAGCACTTCATGCGTTCCACAGCCTTCGCGATGAGGGCGCTCACAACCTACGCCCCCGCGGAACTCGAGCATTACGGCTATAACGCCTGGTTCATGGACGTCGCTCTCGCCATCCATCTCCTGGAGGACTGGCACCCCCAGCACACATTCGATCGCCGGCAGGACATGGCCTACCGGCGCGAGTGCTTCCGCTGGCTCAACGATAAGGGGCTTGTTGTCGGCGCCGAGCATGGCAATGACTGGGGCATTGAGTTCATTGACTGGACCGAAGGCTCCCTTGGCGGCCCGTTTTGGTGGGACCGTGCGCGGGACGGGGGCTGGGACCCGGGGCGCTTGAGACGCGCCGTCTCGCGCGAAGACTACACCGACAAATACCTGCGCATCGGCCACGGGTACGACACCCGCGTGCCGTTCTGGCAACTGGTCTACCATGACTGCGCGGTATCCACCTGGTACTGGGGGGACGGCCCGGATTTCCACCACGACGCCGCGCCGGAAGTCTCGGACCAAAAGGACCTCCAGACCCTCCTGTATGGCGGTGTTCCGATTCTGTGGCGCAGCGACGAAGGCTACGGCTGGGAACGCAACCGTGAACGCCTGATGCAGTCCTATCGCGACACCTGCATTTTCCACCGCGAGGTGGCCTTCGCCAGGCTGGTCGACCACGAGTTCCTGAGCCCGGACATGGCCCTCCAGCGGACCCGGTTCGATACGGGACATACTGCAGTGGTGAACTTCGGCGACGATCCCCGCGAGTATACATCCGATTCCGGCGAGACGGTGACCCTTGCTCCCGGCGGATATCTGGTCACCGGACCGGCCTTCCGTCAGACGAAACTCTGGCTGGACGGCGCGGTGGTGAAGAGCATCCAGGCGGAGGGCTACTTCGTTGGGGAAGCGCCAGACCGGCGGAAGGTCGGCCCAGTGGAACTCGATGGACGCTTCGTGGGCTTCCGGGTGAGCCCGAAGCGCTGGCAACTATCACTGGAAGCAGGCAAGCAGTACCGCTTCCGCACCAGCGACCTGACCGGCTGGGATGCGGCAAGCCCTTGCGCGTTGGTAGAACTTGATCCGGTAAGCGCCGATCGCCGAGTGCTCCAGACCGGCTCCGCGGGCGACGAGATCCGGATCGACGCCGCTCCAGATACCCGCTTCTTCGCGCTGGTGCTTGACCCGGACCCCACCGTCGTCACGCTCTACCCGGCAGCCGAGACGCTCCCTGACGGGGACCTGGTGATGCTTTCCGTCGCCGCTGAGAACGGAACCATCCGCTACACACTGGACAACTCCGAGCCCACGCCGGAATCTCCAGCCTACGCCGAGCCTTTCGCACTGGAAGGCAGCGCCGTTGTCAAAGCTCGCCTGTTCGCCGGCTCGCAGGCTCTGGGGCAGACTGTCACCCGCGCACTGAGATCGTCGGTGCGGCTCTTTGGTTCCCCCCTGCTCAGGGGTGGCGACGATGCCCTGCGGGTAGATGTACCGGTGGCCGGACTGGATCAGCTGCGACTGGTGGTTGGCGATGGCGGCAACAGTTGCTGGAGCGACTGGGCGGGCTGGGCGGACGCGGCCTTCGCACGTGCGGACGGGTCGAAACTCTACCTGTCTGAACTCAAGCCTGTCGCAGCGAAGCAGACGTATCACGAGATGACCGTTGACGGCAACCCACCCGGCAGCGGATCGATCCGCATCAACGGCCGCAGGTTTGAGAAAGGCCTCTGCTGCTTCTCTGAGGCCGAAATCATCTACAAGGTGCCGGCCGACGCCGTACGGTTCTCCGCCTGGGTGGGCGTCGATGACCGGGCGAATCCCGGCCCGAATGGCCCTGAGATTCTGCGCGGCACAGTTACTTTCAGCGTCTTCGGCCTGCGCCCGTGGAGGCACGGGACCGGACAATCCCGAGCCAATCAACCAGCGCCCTGA